The following coding sequences are from one Musa acuminata AAA Group cultivar baxijiao chromosome BXJ1-6, Cavendish_Baxijiao_AAA, whole genome shotgun sequence window:
- the LOC135586616 gene encoding polynucleotide 3'-phosphatase ZDP-like isoform X1 — MSLRFSLSSLPPFRRNAVLFLIPASRPLMAPTKVVAEYAKSGRSSCKSCSKAIAAGALRLGSSANDPRGFDLVRWFHVDCFPAASLALAAADEIVGFSSLKDHEKDALRKLEPSASSNQITEEVHKRCRGAYVKMEAKSSKKPKICIADEAGSEDLVEERPEGQKAGSHLSVNAKHNFLQMDFHISDTKDRYKDATLPPKWIAFRTIIFNEKEDGFHDSERIAAFDFDGCLVNTSVKRIGPDAWSLMYPSIPEKLQELYKGGYKLVIFTNESNIERWKNKRQQAVESKIGRLENFIKCVKVPIQVFIACGLGKNKDGTDDPFRKPQPGMWKLMEEHFNSSIAVDMDQSFYVGDAAGRTNDHSDADIKFAKDQLQDFFFFVGQMKVYRKL, encoded by the exons ATGTCCTTGCgcttctccctctcctccttgccCCCCTTTCGTCGGAACGCTGTCCTCTTCCTGATCCCCGCCTCGCGACCTCTCATGGCGCCGACCAAGGTGGTCGCGGAGTACGCCAAGTCCGGCCGGTCCTCGTGCAAGAGCTGCAGTAAGGCGATCGCGGCCGGCGCGCTGCGGCTCGGCTCCTCGGCCAATGACCCGCGTGGGTTCGATCTCGTCCGTTGGTTCCACGTTGATTGCTTCCCGGCCGCGTCCCTCGCCCTTGCCGCCGCCGACGAGATCGTCGGCTTTTCATCTTTGAAG GACCACGAAAAGGACGCATTGAGGAAGCTGGAGCCTTCCGCATCATCAAACCAAATAACTGAAGAG GTCCATAAAAGATGTCGTGGTGCATATGTGAAGATGGAGGCAAAGAGTTCAAAGAAACCAAAG ATCTGCATTGCGGATGAAGCTGGGAGTGAAGATTTGGTGGAAGAGAGACCAGAGGGACAAAAG GCTGGTTCTCATCTATCTGTAAATGCAAAACACAATTTCCTACAGATGGATTTTCATATTTCTGACACCAAAGATAGGTACAAg GATGCCACACTACCACCAAAATGGATAGCCTTTAGGACAATAATTTTTAATGAGAAG GAAGATGGCTTCCATGATTCAGAAAGAATTGCTGCATTTGATTTTGATGGTTGTCTTGTGAATACATCTGTGAAAAG AATTGGTCCTGATGCTTGGTCTCTTATGTATCCATCAATTCCAGAGAAATTGCAAGAACTATATAAGGGGGGCTACAAGCTG GTTATTTTTACCAATGAATCCAATATTGAGCGTTGGAAGAACAAGCGACAACAAGCAGTGGAGTCCAAAATAGGACGGCTTGAAAACTTCATCAAGTGTGTTAAAGTACCAATTCAG GTATTTATCGCTTGTGGGCTGGGGAAGAACAAGGATGGGACTGATGATCCTTTTCGGAAACCACAACCAGGAATGTGGAAACTAATGGAGGAACACTTCAATTCTAGCATTGCAGTCGACATGGATCA ATCCTTTTATGTTGGTGATGCAGCAGGAAGAACTAATGATCACAGTGATGCAGATATAAAATTTGCCAAG GACCAAttgcaagatttttttttttttgttggacaAATGAAGGTTTATAGGAAGCTTTGA
- the LOC135586616 gene encoding polynucleotide 3'-phosphatase ZDP-like isoform X4 yields the protein MSLRFSLSSLPPFRRNAVLFLIPASRPLMAPTKVVAEYAKSGRSSCKSCSKAIAAGALRLGSSANDPRGFDLVRWFHVDCFPAASLALAAADEIVGFSSLKDHEKDALRKLEPSASSNQITEEVHKRCRGAYVKMEAKSSKKPKICIADEAGSEDLVEERPEGQKAGSHLSVNAKHNFLQMDFHISDTKDRYKDATLPPKWIAFRTIIFNEKEDGFHDSERIAAFDFDGCLVNTSVKRIGPDAWSLMYPSIPEKLQELYKGGYKLVFIACGLGKNKDGTDDPFRKPQPGMWKLMEEHFNSSIAVDMDQSFYVGDAAGRTNDHSDADIKFAKDQLQDFFFFVGQMKVYRKL from the exons ATGTCCTTGCgcttctccctctcctccttgccCCCCTTTCGTCGGAACGCTGTCCTCTTCCTGATCCCCGCCTCGCGACCTCTCATGGCGCCGACCAAGGTGGTCGCGGAGTACGCCAAGTCCGGCCGGTCCTCGTGCAAGAGCTGCAGTAAGGCGATCGCGGCCGGCGCGCTGCGGCTCGGCTCCTCGGCCAATGACCCGCGTGGGTTCGATCTCGTCCGTTGGTTCCACGTTGATTGCTTCCCGGCCGCGTCCCTCGCCCTTGCCGCCGCCGACGAGATCGTCGGCTTTTCATCTTTGAAG GACCACGAAAAGGACGCATTGAGGAAGCTGGAGCCTTCCGCATCATCAAACCAAATAACTGAAGAG GTCCATAAAAGATGTCGTGGTGCATATGTGAAGATGGAGGCAAAGAGTTCAAAGAAACCAAAG ATCTGCATTGCGGATGAAGCTGGGAGTGAAGATTTGGTGGAAGAGAGACCAGAGGGACAAAAG GCTGGTTCTCATCTATCTGTAAATGCAAAACACAATTTCCTACAGATGGATTTTCATATTTCTGACACCAAAGATAGGTACAAg GATGCCACACTACCACCAAAATGGATAGCCTTTAGGACAATAATTTTTAATGAGAAG GAAGATGGCTTCCATGATTCAGAAAGAATTGCTGCATTTGATTTTGATGGTTGTCTTGTGAATACATCTGTGAAAAG AATTGGTCCTGATGCTTGGTCTCTTATGTATCCATCAATTCCAGAGAAATTGCAAGAACTATATAAGGGGGGCTACAAGCTG GTATTTATCGCTTGTGGGCTGGGGAAGAACAAGGATGGGACTGATGATCCTTTTCGGAAACCACAACCAGGAATGTGGAAACTAATGGAGGAACACTTCAATTCTAGCATTGCAGTCGACATGGATCA ATCCTTTTATGTTGGTGATGCAGCAGGAAGAACTAATGATCACAGTGATGCAGATATAAAATTTGCCAAG GACCAAttgcaagatttttttttttttgttggacaAATGAAGGTTTATAGGAAGCTTTGA
- the LOC135586616 gene encoding polynucleotide 3'-phosphatase ZDP-like isoform X6, translating to MSLRFSLSSLPPFRRNAVLFLIPASRPLMAPTKVVAEYAKSGRSSCKSCSKAIAAGALRLGSSANDPRGFDLVRWFHVDCFPAASLALAAADEIVGFSSLKDHEKDALRKLEPSASSNQITEEVHKRCRGAYVKMEAKSSKKPKICIADEAGSEDLVEERPEGQKDATLPPKWIAFRTIIFNEKEDGFHDSERIAAFDFDGCLVNTSVKRIGPDAWSLMYPSIPEKLQELYKGGYKLVIFTNESNIERWKNKRQQAVESKIGRLENFIKCVKVPIQVFIACGLGKNKDGTDDPFRKPQPGMWKLMEEHFNSSIAVDMDQSFYVGDAAGRTNDHSDADIKFAKVVGLKFYVPEEFFGA from the exons ATGTCCTTGCgcttctccctctcctccttgccCCCCTTTCGTCGGAACGCTGTCCTCTTCCTGATCCCCGCCTCGCGACCTCTCATGGCGCCGACCAAGGTGGTCGCGGAGTACGCCAAGTCCGGCCGGTCCTCGTGCAAGAGCTGCAGTAAGGCGATCGCGGCCGGCGCGCTGCGGCTCGGCTCCTCGGCCAATGACCCGCGTGGGTTCGATCTCGTCCGTTGGTTCCACGTTGATTGCTTCCCGGCCGCGTCCCTCGCCCTTGCCGCCGCCGACGAGATCGTCGGCTTTTCATCTTTGAAG GACCACGAAAAGGACGCATTGAGGAAGCTGGAGCCTTCCGCATCATCAAACCAAATAACTGAAGAG GTCCATAAAAGATGTCGTGGTGCATATGTGAAGATGGAGGCAAAGAGTTCAAAGAAACCAAAG ATCTGCATTGCGGATGAAGCTGGGAGTGAAGATTTGGTGGAAGAGAGACCAGAGGGACAAAAG GATGCCACACTACCACCAAAATGGATAGCCTTTAGGACAATAATTTTTAATGAGAAG GAAGATGGCTTCCATGATTCAGAAAGAATTGCTGCATTTGATTTTGATGGTTGTCTTGTGAATACATCTGTGAAAAG AATTGGTCCTGATGCTTGGTCTCTTATGTATCCATCAATTCCAGAGAAATTGCAAGAACTATATAAGGGGGGCTACAAGCTG GTTATTTTTACCAATGAATCCAATATTGAGCGTTGGAAGAACAAGCGACAACAAGCAGTGGAGTCCAAAATAGGACGGCTTGAAAACTTCATCAAGTGTGTTAAAGTACCAATTCAG GTATTTATCGCTTGTGGGCTGGGGAAGAACAAGGATGGGACTGATGATCCTTTTCGGAAACCACAACCAGGAATGTGGAAACTAATGGAGGAACACTTCAATTCTAGCATTGCAGTCGACATGGATCA ATCCTTTTATGTTGGTGATGCAGCAGGAAGAACTAATGATCACAGTGATGCAGATATAAAATTTGCCAAG GTGGTGGGATTGAAATTTTACGTTCCGGAAGAGTTCTTTGGAGCATAA
- the LOC135676664 gene encoding probable WRKY transcription factor 56 isoform X2: protein MRTVGTPLLPSLLHRLLGCISCRPLGSMLWLTRPQPLPNSQTLSPPILSSINHPWVALMQQSSMESLEDEEQAQLAPPASGSTLCPPPYVLQQQQQQAAAAPVAVTELTVGRGSGSRAGGDRENGKGGSGGRGKKVGRPRFAFQTKSPNDILNDGYRWRKYGQKAVKNSAYPRSYYRCTHHTCNVKKQVQRLSKDTSIVVTTYEGIHNHPCEKLMEALTPLLKQIQFLTRF from the exons ATGAGGACAGTTGGGACACCGCTGCTTCCATCTCTCCTTCATCGTCTCCTTGGATGCATCTCCTGTCGTCCACTGGGATCGATGTTGTGGTTGACGCGTCCCCAACCTCTTCCCAACTCCCAAACTCTCTCTCCACCAATCCTCTCCTCTATAAATCATCCATGGGTTGCTCTGATGCAGCAGTCTTCGATGGAGAGCTTGGAGGATGAAGAACAAGCCCAGctcgcaccgccagcctcgggctcCACTCTGTGTCCTCCTCCTTAC gtgttgcagcagcagcagcagcaggcggcggcggcgccaGTGGCCGTGACGGAGCTGACGGTGGGAAGGGGGAGCGGGAGCAGAGCTGGTGGTGACAGGGAGAACGGGAAGGGCGGCTCCGGTGGGAGGGGGAAGAAGGTTGGCCGGCCGAGGTTTGCGTTCCAGACGAAGAGCCCGAATGACATCCTCAATGATGGGTATCGCTGGCGGAAGTATGGACAGAAGGCAGTCAAGAACAGTGCATATCCCAG AAGCTACTACCGGTGCACCCACCACACGTGCAACGTGAAGAAGCAGGTCCAACGTCTCTCCAAGGACACGAGCATCGTCGTCACCACGTACGAAGGCATCCACAACCATCCCTGCGAGAAGCTAATGGAGGCTCTCACCCCTCTCCTCAAGCAGATCCAATTCCTCACCAGGTTCTGA
- the LOC135676664 gene encoding probable WRKY transcription factor 27 isoform X1 has translation MRTVGTPLLPSLLHRLLGCISCRPLGSMLWLTRPQPLPNSQTLSPPILSSINHPWVALMQQSSMESLEDEEQAQLAPPASGSTLCPPPYVGQPAPFPPPELTWGVDLGSLFQVLQQQQQQAAAAPVAVTELTVGRGSGSRAGGDRENGKGGSGGRGKKVGRPRFAFQTKSPNDILNDGYRWRKYGQKAVKNSAYPRSYYRCTHHTCNVKKQVQRLSKDTSIVVTTYEGIHNHPCEKLMEALTPLLKQIQFLTRF, from the exons ATGAGGACAGTTGGGACACCGCTGCTTCCATCTCTCCTTCATCGTCTCCTTGGATGCATCTCCTGTCGTCCACTGGGATCGATGTTGTGGTTGACGCGTCCCCAACCTCTTCCCAACTCCCAAACTCTCTCTCCACCAATCCTCTCCTCTATAAATCATCCATGGGTTGCTCTGATGCAGCAGTCTTCGATGGAGAGCTTGGAGGATGAAGAACAAGCCCAGctcgcaccgccagcctcgggctcCACTCTGTGTCCTCCTCCTTACGTGGGGCAACCTGCGCCGTTCCCACCTCCGGAGTTGACTTGGGGCGTTGACTTGGGTTCGTTGTTCCAGgtgttgcagcagcagcagcagcaggcggcggcggcgccaGTGGCCGTGACGGAGCTGACGGTGGGAAGGGGGAGCGGGAGCAGAGCTGGTGGTGACAGGGAGAACGGGAAGGGCGGCTCCGGTGGGAGGGGGAAGAAGGTTGGCCGGCCGAGGTTTGCGTTCCAGACGAAGAGCCCGAATGACATCCTCAATGATGGGTATCGCTGGCGGAAGTATGGACAGAAGGCAGTCAAGAACAGTGCATATCCCAG AAGCTACTACCGGTGCACCCACCACACGTGCAACGTGAAGAAGCAGGTCCAACGTCTCTCCAAGGACACGAGCATCGTCGTCACCACGTACGAAGGCATCCACAACCATCCCTGCGAGAAGCTAATGGAGGCTCTCACCCCTCTCCTCAAGCAGATCCAATTCCTCACCAGGTTCTGA
- the LOC135586616 gene encoding polynucleotide 3'-phosphatase ZDP-like isoform X3 yields the protein MSLRFSLSSLPPFRRNAVLFLIPASRPLMAPTKVVAEYAKSGRSSCKSCSKAIAAGALRLGSSANDPRGFDLVRWFHVDCFPAASLALAAADEIVGFSSLKDHEKDALRKLEPSASSNQITEEVHKRCRGAYVKMEAKSSKKPKICIADEAGSEDLVEERPEGQKDATLPPKWIAFRTIIFNEKEDGFHDSERIAAFDFDGCLVNTSVKRIGPDAWSLMYPSIPEKLQELYKGGYKLVIFTNESNIERWKNKRQQAVESKIGRLENFIKCVKVPIQVFIACGLGKNKDGTDDPFRKPQPGMWKLMEEHFNSSIAVDMDQSFYVGDAAGRTNDHSDADIKFAKDQLQDFFFFVGQMKVYRKL from the exons ATGTCCTTGCgcttctccctctcctccttgccCCCCTTTCGTCGGAACGCTGTCCTCTTCCTGATCCCCGCCTCGCGACCTCTCATGGCGCCGACCAAGGTGGTCGCGGAGTACGCCAAGTCCGGCCGGTCCTCGTGCAAGAGCTGCAGTAAGGCGATCGCGGCCGGCGCGCTGCGGCTCGGCTCCTCGGCCAATGACCCGCGTGGGTTCGATCTCGTCCGTTGGTTCCACGTTGATTGCTTCCCGGCCGCGTCCCTCGCCCTTGCCGCCGCCGACGAGATCGTCGGCTTTTCATCTTTGAAG GACCACGAAAAGGACGCATTGAGGAAGCTGGAGCCTTCCGCATCATCAAACCAAATAACTGAAGAG GTCCATAAAAGATGTCGTGGTGCATATGTGAAGATGGAGGCAAAGAGTTCAAAGAAACCAAAG ATCTGCATTGCGGATGAAGCTGGGAGTGAAGATTTGGTGGAAGAGAGACCAGAGGGACAAAAG GATGCCACACTACCACCAAAATGGATAGCCTTTAGGACAATAATTTTTAATGAGAAG GAAGATGGCTTCCATGATTCAGAAAGAATTGCTGCATTTGATTTTGATGGTTGTCTTGTGAATACATCTGTGAAAAG AATTGGTCCTGATGCTTGGTCTCTTATGTATCCATCAATTCCAGAGAAATTGCAAGAACTATATAAGGGGGGCTACAAGCTG GTTATTTTTACCAATGAATCCAATATTGAGCGTTGGAAGAACAAGCGACAACAAGCAGTGGAGTCCAAAATAGGACGGCTTGAAAACTTCATCAAGTGTGTTAAAGTACCAATTCAG GTATTTATCGCTTGTGGGCTGGGGAAGAACAAGGATGGGACTGATGATCCTTTTCGGAAACCACAACCAGGAATGTGGAAACTAATGGAGGAACACTTCAATTCTAGCATTGCAGTCGACATGGATCA ATCCTTTTATGTTGGTGATGCAGCAGGAAGAACTAATGATCACAGTGATGCAGATATAAAATTTGCCAAG GACCAAttgcaagatttttttttttttgttggacaAATGAAGGTTTATAGGAAGCTTTGA
- the LOC135586616 gene encoding polynucleotide 3'-phosphatase ZDP-like isoform X5, translating to MSLRFSLSSLPPFRRNAVLFLIPASRPLMAPTKVVAEYAKSGRSSCKSCSKAIAAGALRLGSSANDPRGFDLVRWFHVDCFPAASLALAAADEIVGFSSLKDHEKDALRKLEPSASSNQITEEVHKRCRGAYVKMEAKSSKKPKICIADEAGSEDLVEERPEGQKEDGFHDSERIAAFDFDGCLVNTSVKRIGPDAWSLMYPSIPEKLQELYKGGYKLVIFTNESNIERWKNKRQQAVESKIGRLENFIKCVKVPIQVFIACGLGKNKDGTDDPFRKPQPGMWKLMEEHFNSSIAVDMDQSFYVGDAAGRTNDHSDADIKFAKDQLQDFFFFVGQMKVYRKL from the exons ATGTCCTTGCgcttctccctctcctccttgccCCCCTTTCGTCGGAACGCTGTCCTCTTCCTGATCCCCGCCTCGCGACCTCTCATGGCGCCGACCAAGGTGGTCGCGGAGTACGCCAAGTCCGGCCGGTCCTCGTGCAAGAGCTGCAGTAAGGCGATCGCGGCCGGCGCGCTGCGGCTCGGCTCCTCGGCCAATGACCCGCGTGGGTTCGATCTCGTCCGTTGGTTCCACGTTGATTGCTTCCCGGCCGCGTCCCTCGCCCTTGCCGCCGCCGACGAGATCGTCGGCTTTTCATCTTTGAAG GACCACGAAAAGGACGCATTGAGGAAGCTGGAGCCTTCCGCATCATCAAACCAAATAACTGAAGAG GTCCATAAAAGATGTCGTGGTGCATATGTGAAGATGGAGGCAAAGAGTTCAAAGAAACCAAAG ATCTGCATTGCGGATGAAGCTGGGAGTGAAGATTTGGTGGAAGAGAGACCAGAGGGACAAAAG GAAGATGGCTTCCATGATTCAGAAAGAATTGCTGCATTTGATTTTGATGGTTGTCTTGTGAATACATCTGTGAAAAG AATTGGTCCTGATGCTTGGTCTCTTATGTATCCATCAATTCCAGAGAAATTGCAAGAACTATATAAGGGGGGCTACAAGCTG GTTATTTTTACCAATGAATCCAATATTGAGCGTTGGAAGAACAAGCGACAACAAGCAGTGGAGTCCAAAATAGGACGGCTTGAAAACTTCATCAAGTGTGTTAAAGTACCAATTCAG GTATTTATCGCTTGTGGGCTGGGGAAGAACAAGGATGGGACTGATGATCCTTTTCGGAAACCACAACCAGGAATGTGGAAACTAATGGAGGAACACTTCAATTCTAGCATTGCAGTCGACATGGATCA ATCCTTTTATGTTGGTGATGCAGCAGGAAGAACTAATGATCACAGTGATGCAGATATAAAATTTGCCAAG GACCAAttgcaagatttttttttttttgttggacaAATGAAGGTTTATAGGAAGCTTTGA
- the LOC135585053 gene encoding uncharacterized protein LOC135585053 has product MDFAVDLPSLSKFGFWSSMQSGGIKLPLDSHPSLHNSNIKGTKRKWNDNTGVEGSENPLLALGLGQSPSSSVVSKMSSAGLSITSSVKETDEESPANPEFSFKLHIGNGYKLSYNKSSVGTLKAPHTVDMLNLQLSLSTGSSESALIDVNTIAGQHLYSFESSVIASPVQISEEEGSASSCWIFGKCLVQPCVPNPETGSSNFPPQKRMHTEADPIAVLPDFPSTMTQMSKNPVACSSGISDSHKRNNRTKYCQFHGCTKGARGASSLCIAHGGGRRCQRPECQKGAEGRTIYCKAHGGGRRCQHLGCTKSAEGRTDYCIAHGGGRRCSHLSCTRAARGKSGLCIRHGGGKRCQIKNCTKSAEGSSGLCISHGGGRRCHFHGCTKGAQGSTLFCKAHGGGKRCTVVGCTKGAEGSTPFCKGHGGGKRCTFQGGGVCRKSVHGGTSFCVAHGGGKRCAVAGCPKSARGRTSFCVRHGGGKRCKFEGCGKSAQGSTDFCKAHGGGKRCTWSQMGSKFDVGETLCDKYARGKTGLCAAHSALVQDHCVHGGGMLGPPTTQYPVPVKLEKMNDVAAEEETFTKLELKKVVHSALQQSGSSGPEGRVRGGGLVGMIASSSGFWD; this is encoded by the coding sequence ATGGATTTTGCTGTTGATCTCCCCTCTTTAAGTAAATTTGGCTTTTGGAGTTCTATGCAATCAGGAGGTATCAAATTACCTCTGGATTCACATCCCAGTCTGCATAATTCCAACATAAAAGGGACAAAAAGGAAGTGGAATGACAATACTGGAGTTGAAGGTTCAGAAAATCCATTACTTGCACTGGGTTTGGGTCAGTCACCAAGTTCCTCAGTGGTCAGCAAGATGAGCTCAGCAGGTCTTTCCATCACGTCTTCAGTGAAGGAAACTGACGAGGAATCCCCTGCAAACCCAGAATTTAGTTTCAAGCTGCATATTGGCAATGGTTACAAGCTCAGTTATAACAAGTCATCAGTTGGTACTCTGAAGGCTCCTCATACTGTTGATATGCTCAATTTGCAGCTAAGTCTATCAACAGGGTCTTCTGAGTCTGCTCTAATAGATGTCAACACAATTGCAGGACAGCATCTTTATAGTTTTGAGTCTTCTGTGATTGCAAGTCCGGTGCAGATTAGTGAGGAAGAAGGATCAGCATCATCTTGCTGGATATTTGGGAAGTGTCTTGTTCAACCTTGCGTGCCCAACCCAGAAACAGGTAGCAGTAACTTTCCTCCCCAAAAGAGAATGCATACTGAAGCTGATCCTATTGCAGTTCTTCCAGACTTCCCATCAACCATGACACAAATGTCGAAAAACCCAGTTGCCTGCTCTTCCGGGATTTCTGATTCCCATAAACGCAACAACAGGACAAAGTACTGTCAGTTCCATGGATGTACGAAAGGAGCAAGAGGTGCTTCCAGTTTATGTATAGCTCATGGTGGGGGACGGAGGTGCCAGCGACCCGAGTGCCAAAAGGGAGCTGAGGGCAGGACAATCTATTGCAAAGCGCATGGCGGCGGTCGCCGATGCCAACACCTTGGCTGCACGAAGAGTGCTGAAGGTCGCACCGATTACTGCATTGCCCATGGTGGCGGTCGGCGCTGCAGCCACCTGAGTTGCACTCGTGCAGCAAGAGGGAAGTCGGGTTTATGCATCAGGCATGGCGGTGGCAAGAGGTGCCAAATCAAGAATTGCACGAAGAGCGCAGAAGGTTCCTCGGGCTTGTGCATATCTCATGGTGGTGGCAGGCGCTGCCATTTCCATGGATGTACAAAGGGTGCTCAAGGTAGCACATTGTTCTGTAAGGCGCATGGTGGAGGGAAGAGGTGTACAGTTGTGGGGTGTACAAAAGGGGCCGAGGGAAGCACTCCCTTCTGCAAGGGACATGGTGGGGGGAAGCGGTGCACGTTTCAGGGTGGAGGTGTGTGCCGAAAGAGTGTGCATGGGGGAACCTCGTTCTGTGTGGCACATGGTGGTGGAAAGAGGTGTGCTGTCGCCGGGTGCCCCAAAAGTGCTAGAGGGCGGACTAGTTTCTGTGTCCGCCATGGCGGGGGCAAACGGTGCAAGTTCGAAGGATGTGGGAAGAGCGCACAGGGGAGCACCGATTTTTGTAAAGCGCATGGGGGAGGCAAACGATGCACATGGAGTCAAATGGGCTCAAAATTTGATGTTGGCGAGACGCTCTGTGATAAGTATGCTAGGGGCAAGACTGGTCTCTGTGCTGCACACAGCGCCCTGGTGCAGGACCACTGTGTTCATGGTGGGGGAATGCTTGGACCACCTACCACACAGTATCCAGTGCCTGTTAAACTTGAGAAGATGAATGACGTTGCTGCTGAAGAAGAGACCTTTACAAAGCTGGAGTTGAAGAAAGTAGTACATTCTGCGCTACAGCAGTCCGGGTCTTCTGGTCCAGAGGGCAGGGTGCGTGGAGGGGGTTTGGTTGGGATGATCGCAAGTAGTTCAGGCTTTTGGGATTAA
- the LOC135586616 gene encoding polynucleotide 3'-phosphatase ZDP-like isoform X2 has product MSLRFSLSSLPPFRRNAVLFLIPASRPLMAPTKVVAEYAKSGRSSCKSCSKAIAAGALRLGSSANDPRGFDLVRWFHVDCFPAASLALAAADEIVGFSSLKDHEKDALRKLEPSASSNQITEEVHKRCRGAYVKMEAKSSKKPKICIADEAGSEDLVEERPEGQKAGSHLSVNAKHNFLQMDFHISDTKDRYKDATLPPKWIAFRTIIFNEKEDGFHDSERIAAFDFDGCLVNTSVKRIGPDAWSLMYPSIPEKLQELYKGGYKLVIFTNESNIERWKNKRQQAVESKIGRLENFIKCVKVPIQVFIACGLGKNKDGTDDPFRKPQPGMWKLMEEHFNSSIAVDMDQSFYVGDAAGRTNDHSDADIKFAKVVGLKFYVPEEFFGA; this is encoded by the exons ATGTCCTTGCgcttctccctctcctccttgccCCCCTTTCGTCGGAACGCTGTCCTCTTCCTGATCCCCGCCTCGCGACCTCTCATGGCGCCGACCAAGGTGGTCGCGGAGTACGCCAAGTCCGGCCGGTCCTCGTGCAAGAGCTGCAGTAAGGCGATCGCGGCCGGCGCGCTGCGGCTCGGCTCCTCGGCCAATGACCCGCGTGGGTTCGATCTCGTCCGTTGGTTCCACGTTGATTGCTTCCCGGCCGCGTCCCTCGCCCTTGCCGCCGCCGACGAGATCGTCGGCTTTTCATCTTTGAAG GACCACGAAAAGGACGCATTGAGGAAGCTGGAGCCTTCCGCATCATCAAACCAAATAACTGAAGAG GTCCATAAAAGATGTCGTGGTGCATATGTGAAGATGGAGGCAAAGAGTTCAAAGAAACCAAAG ATCTGCATTGCGGATGAAGCTGGGAGTGAAGATTTGGTGGAAGAGAGACCAGAGGGACAAAAG GCTGGTTCTCATCTATCTGTAAATGCAAAACACAATTTCCTACAGATGGATTTTCATATTTCTGACACCAAAGATAGGTACAAg GATGCCACACTACCACCAAAATGGATAGCCTTTAGGACAATAATTTTTAATGAGAAG GAAGATGGCTTCCATGATTCAGAAAGAATTGCTGCATTTGATTTTGATGGTTGTCTTGTGAATACATCTGTGAAAAG AATTGGTCCTGATGCTTGGTCTCTTATGTATCCATCAATTCCAGAGAAATTGCAAGAACTATATAAGGGGGGCTACAAGCTG GTTATTTTTACCAATGAATCCAATATTGAGCGTTGGAAGAACAAGCGACAACAAGCAGTGGAGTCCAAAATAGGACGGCTTGAAAACTTCATCAAGTGTGTTAAAGTACCAATTCAG GTATTTATCGCTTGTGGGCTGGGGAAGAACAAGGATGGGACTGATGATCCTTTTCGGAAACCACAACCAGGAATGTGGAAACTAATGGAGGAACACTTCAATTCTAGCATTGCAGTCGACATGGATCA ATCCTTTTATGTTGGTGATGCAGCAGGAAGAACTAATGATCACAGTGATGCAGATATAAAATTTGCCAAG GTGGTGGGATTGAAATTTTACGTTCCGGAAGAGTTCTTTGGAGCATAA